The Lepeophtheirus salmonis unplaced genomic scaffold, UVic_Lsal_1.4 unplaced_contig_486_pilon, whole genome shotgun sequence genome has a window encoding:
- the LOC121126513 gene encoding thiamine transporter 1, with protein sequence MEPTWKLTTTLLCIYGFLKELRPSEPYLTEYLIDPRYPNITLQEAYKDVYPVWTYSYLSVLVLVFLVTDFFRYRIVIIIEGLAYVGTWILLLYAKGVAWMQVMQFAYGVASSTEVAYFTYIYAQVDSSHYQIVTSFTRVALLVGRFCSGILGQFLVIMDLTTYRGLNYISLVSVSLSTLVSFCLPKVQTSLYFHRTSSIDNEIREPRNWKMTLKHFKGDVVAAFGNPYILKWSIWWSIGMAGNFQVGNYIQPLWECIAPNGSNEIYNGGVEAFTTFLGALFAFLLGYVKLNWSVYGECVILFCSVLNGLLLIMMGHTDHIWIAYAGYCAFRSLYQMMITIASFEVARNINKDSYGLVFGINTFFALLWQTILTIIVVDDIGFTLPLRKQFYVYGGFWMFCGIAFRISSFIAYLRSYGSTQEPEGH encoded by the exons ATGGAGCCGACATGGAAATTAACAACCACTTTACTCTGTATTTACGGTTTTCTCAAGGAACTACGTCCTTCAGAGCCATATCTTACCGAATATTTGATTGATCCCCGTTATCCAAATATTACTCTCCAAGAg GCTTATAAAGATGTCTACCCTGTTTGGACGTATTCCTATTTATCTGTTCTCGTACTTGTATTTCTTGTAACTGATTTTTTCCGATATCGAATTGTAATAATCATTGAAGGCTTAGCATATGTAGGAACCTGGATCCTTCTTTTGTACGCTAAAGGAGTGGCATGGATGCAAGTCATGCAATTTGCCTATGGTGTTGCAAGCTCTACGGAAGTAGcgtactttacatatatttatgctCAAGTCGATTCTTCTCACTATCAAATCGTGACTTCTTTTACAAGAGTGGCTCTTCTTGTAGGCAGATTTTGTAGTGGTATTCTGGGACAGTTTCTTGTAATTATGGATCTCACAACATATCGCGGGCTTAATTATATTTCCCTTGTATCTGTGTCTCTATCAACTCTTGTGAGTTTTTGTCTTCCTAAGGTCCAAACGTCTCTGTACTTTCATCGGACATCCTCAATTGACAACGAAATAAGAGAACCTAGAAATTGGAAAATGacattaaaacatttcaaaggAGATGTTGTAGCTGCATTTGGTAATCC ATACATTTTGAAGTGGTCTATTTGGTGGTCCATTGGAATGGCTGGTAATTTTCAAGTTGGTAATTATATTCAACCTTTGTGGGAATGTATTGCTCCAAATGGgagtaatgaaatatataatggaGGAGTGGAAGCTTTTACAACATTCTTGGGTGCATTATTTGCGTTTTTGTTGGGATATGTCAAGCTTAATTGGTCAGTTTATGGGGAGTGTGTTATACTCTTCTGTTCAGTTTTGAATGGTTTATTACTTATAATGATGGGACATACCGATCATATTTGGATAGCTTATGCCGGATATTGTGCATTCCGATCATTATATCAAATGATGATCACAATTGCTTCCTTTGAAGTAGCCAGGAACATCAATAAAGATAGTTATGGACTCGTTTTTggaattaatactttttttgcacTGTTATGGCAAACAATCTTGACGATAATCGTTGTTGATGATATTGGTTTTACCCTGCCACTAAGAAAACAA TTTTATGTGTATGGTGGATTTTGGATGTTTTGTGGAATAGCCTTCagaatttcttcctttattgCCTACTTGAGATCATATGGAAGTACTCAAGAACCAGAGGGACATTAA